One segment of Halococcus salsus DNA contains the following:
- the glyA gene encoding serine hydroxymethyltransferase, producing MDYEDVRHTDPAVADALDGELDRQRSTLSMIASENHVSPAVMDAQSSALTNKYAEGYPGERYYGGCEYADEVEQLAIDRAKELWGAEYVNVQPHSGSQANMAVYLAALEPGDKILSMDLTNGGHLSHGFKANFAGKVYEVEHYGVDPESGRLDYEAIEEHANEFEPDMIISGYSAYPREVDWERFQEIAEGVDAYQLADIAHITGLVAAGVHSSPVGIADFVTGSTHKTIRSGRGGMILSGEAHADAIDAAIIPGMQGGPLMHNIAGKAVGFGEALEPEFEAYAEQVVENATALGDRMQEHGLGLVSGGTDTHLVLCDLRESHPDTTGKEVEEALEGTGIVLNANTVPGETRSNFVASGIRAGTPALTTRGFDADACREVADCIARVVDAPDDGSVVEEVAADVDALCERFPLYE from the coding sequence ATGGACTACGAGGACGTTCGGCACACGGACCCGGCGGTCGCGGACGCGCTCGACGGCGAACTCGACCGGCAGCGCTCGACGCTCTCGATGATCGCGAGCGAGAACCACGTCTCCCCTGCAGTCATGGACGCCCAGAGCAGCGCGCTCACCAACAAGTACGCCGAGGGCTACCCCGGCGAGCGCTACTACGGCGGCTGCGAGTACGCCGACGAGGTCGAACAGCTGGCCATCGACCGCGCGAAGGAGCTCTGGGGGGCCGAGTACGTCAACGTCCAGCCCCACTCCGGCTCCCAGGCCAACATGGCGGTCTACCTCGCCGCGCTCGAACCCGGCGACAAGATCCTCTCGATGGACCTCACCAACGGCGGCCACCTCTCGCACGGCTTCAAGGCGAACTTCGCCGGGAAGGTGTACGAGGTCGAACACTACGGGGTCGACCCCGAGAGCGGACGACTCGACTACGAGGCCATCGAGGAACACGCGAACGAGTTCGAGCCCGACATGATCATCTCGGGCTACTCGGCCTACCCGCGCGAGGTCGACTGGGAGCGCTTTCAGGAAATCGCCGAGGGCGTCGACGCCTACCAGCTCGCCGACATCGCTCACATCACGGGCCTCGTCGCGGCGGGTGTCCACTCTTCGCCGGTGGGTATCGCGGACTTCGTCACCGGGAGCACTCACAAGACCATCCGCTCGGGCCGCGGCGGGATGATCCTCTCGGGCGAGGCGCACGCCGACGCCATCGACGCGGCGATCATCCCCGGAATGCAGGGCGGGCCGTTGATGCACAACATCGCCGGGAAGGCGGTGGGCTTCGGCGAGGCGCTCGAACCCGAGTTCGAGGCGTACGCCGAACAGGTGGTCGAGAACGCGACGGCGCTCGGCGACCGAATGCAGGAGCACGGCCTCGGGCTGGTTTCGGGCGGCACGGATACCCACCTCGTGCTCTGTGACCTCCGGGAGTCCCACCCCGATACCACAGGAAAAGAGGTCGAGGAAGCCCTCGAAGGAACGGGTATCGTGCTCAACGCGAACACGGTCCCCGGTGAAACCCGCTCGAACTTCGTCGCCAGCGGGATCCGAGCGGGCACGCCCGCGCTCACGACCCGCGGCTTCGACGCCGATGCCTGCCGCGAGGTCGCCGACTGTATCGCGCGCGTCGTGGACGCCCCCGACGACGGGAGCGTCGTCGAGGAGGTTGCAGCCGACGTCGACGCGCTCTGCGAGCGGTTCCCGCTCTACGAGTAA
- a CDS encoding TIGR03557 family F420-dependent LLM class oxidoreductase, translating into MTDIGYTLSTEEFGPNELVRQAERAEEVGFDFVSSSDHYHPWTSEQGEAPFVWPVLGGVAEATDEIDVGVGVNCPIMRIHPAVVAHAAATAAEMLEGRFFFGVGTGELLNEHVVGEHWPSQPVRLEMLEEAVEVIRKLWEGGQTSHYGKHYTVENARLFTLPDELPPIVVSAFGERAATSAGEIGDAFWCVGPQGDLLDTYEEAGGSDPSYCQLHACYADSEDEAVETAHRVWPNSGLPGELAAELPTTTHFEQASQMVTKEDIREGSILTEPSADAHIENIQNAFDAGYSHVYMHQIGDDQDALLDLYENEVLPSFD; encoded by the coding sequence ATGACGGATATCGGCTACACCCTCTCGACCGAGGAGTTCGGCCCGAACGAGCTCGTCCGCCAGGCCGAGCGCGCCGAGGAGGTCGGCTTCGATTTCGTGTCGAGCTCGGACCACTACCATCCCTGGACCAGCGAGCAGGGCGAAGCGCCCTTCGTCTGGCCCGTGCTGGGTGGGGTCGCCGAGGCCACCGACGAGATCGACGTCGGTGTGGGTGTCAACTGTCCCATCATGCGGATCCACCCCGCCGTGGTGGCCCACGCCGCCGCGACCGCCGCCGAGATGCTGGAGGGGCGCTTCTTCTTCGGTGTCGGCACCGGCGAACTCCTCAACGAACACGTCGTGGGCGAGCACTGGCCCTCCCAGCCCGTACGGCTCGAAATGCTCGAAGAGGCCGTCGAGGTCATCCGCAAGCTCTGGGAGGGCGGGCAAACCAGCCACTACGGGAAGCACTACACCGTCGAGAACGCGCGGCTGTTCACCCTCCCCGACGAGCTCCCGCCGATCGTGGTCTCGGCCTTCGGCGAGCGCGCCGCGACCAGCGCGGGCGAGATCGGCGACGCCTTCTGGTGTGTCGGCCCGCAGGGCGATCTCCTCGATACCTACGAGGAGGCCGGTGGTTCGGACCCGTCGTACTGCCAGCTCCACGCCTGCTACGCCGATTCGGAGGACGAAGCCGTCGAGACCGCCCACCGCGTCTGGCCCAACTCCGGGCTCCCAGGGGAACTCGCCGCCGAACTGCCGACCACGACCCACTTCGAGCAAGCGAGTCAGATGGTCACGAAGGAGGACATCCGCGAGGGGTCGATCCTCACCGAACCCAGCGCCGACGCCCACATCGAGAACATCCAGAACGCGTTCGACGCGGGCTACAGCCACGTCTACATGCACCAGATCGGCGACGACCAGGACGCACTGCTCGACCTCTACGAGAACGAGGTCCTGCCGAGTTTCGACTGA
- a CDS encoding NUDIX hydrolase yields MSRDDRFLAPDDLAARYGDVLRRSATSDLPADEWEDARSRAAESAWGVGGFVTQGSRVLLIRQGRRWSGSKPWIAPGGMLEVGETHAEGAAREVREETGLGVEIDGLAAIQERTFVHEEESREFEFRFAMFDATPTTAELATDPGFDDEDILAVEWFEALPEKTYERDLLTALKKR; encoded by the coding sequence GTGAGTCGGGACGACCGCTTTCTCGCACCCGACGACCTCGCGGCGCGCTACGGAGACGTGCTCCGCCGGTCGGCCACGAGCGACCTGCCCGCCGACGAGTGGGAGGACGCGCGTTCGCGTGCCGCTGAGAGCGCGTGGGGTGTCGGCGGGTTCGTCACGCAGGGTAGTCGAGTGTTGTTGATCCGGCAGGGGCGGCGCTGGAGTGGATCCAAGCCGTGGATCGCGCCCGGCGGGATGCTCGAAGTCGGCGAGACCCACGCGGAGGGTGCGGCCCGCGAAGTCCGGGAGGAGACCGGTCTCGGGGTCGAGATCGACGGGCTCGCGGCGATCCAGGAACGGACCTTCGTTCACGAGGAGGAGAGTCGAGAATTCGAGTTCCGGTTCGCGATGTTCGACGCGACGCCGACGACGGCGGAGCTCGCGACGGACCCGGGATTCGACGACGAGGATATTCTCGCTGTGGAGTGGTTCGAGGCGCTGCCCGAGAAGACCTACGAACGTGACTTGCTCACGGCGCTCAAAAAACGGTGA
- a CDS encoding V-type ATP synthase subunit I, with product MLRPERMSRVSVTGAKRVLTDTIETVHRLDLLHVTGYDGEWEGFEPGNPVAGADEAADRLVTVRSLISLLDVDQDRETTGIDLDGMGDRIETVRTRANELDDRREDLEGQRADLADRIDALEPLTALGIDLDLLSGYDSLETRVGEADEAAVREALDSSERIDRYELFTEDRAVAVFAEPAPGETAVLDDALTGTEFVAVDVPDAEGSPEDHLDDLEGRRSALADDVEDVEAEIREVRDEHGDFLLAAEEELAIEVQRREAPLSFATTKNAFVAEGWVPTDRFDDLESRLREAVGDHVVVEELEQASYNSDGHVTEREPTESGGDGGSSDETEAEVAADGGTDVAIGKRDPPVVQDNPGPVKPFEFLVKTVSRPKYSEIDPSIVLFLTLPLMFGFMIGDAGYGLVYLTVGTLLFKRFESDGIRALGAITLWAGGFTFLFGILYGEIFGTEFIKMYLWEGALGLESQPLHKGLMPTYGAYANAWLLISVLFGLLHMTVGYLFDFADNLRTSFKTAMLESGSYLILMLGVWVWLMSRTLMGVKPELMFVALDGQPFALGFAGFSPTVGWAGLGVGLVVGLGLVIVNEVNHFGGIGILVGFLEGLLRAAFVNPLSYTRLAAEVLAEVGLAFAVNLLVFGAYEHHGEFHLLFTHGPGYVQTLGGDASLMFGGLIHMGIAGAAFGMVLLVVGHMLVLGVGVMSAGLQAVRLEYVEFFNQFYEGGGDQYEPFGYERTHTLEE from the coding sequence ATGCTCAGACCTGAACGGATGAGCCGGGTGTCGGTCACGGGCGCGAAGCGCGTCCTCACCGACACCATCGAAACCGTCCACCGACTCGATCTCCTCCACGTCACGGGCTACGACGGCGAGTGGGAGGGCTTCGAACCCGGAAACCCGGTCGCGGGGGCCGACGAGGCCGCCGACCGTCTCGTCACCGTCCGCTCGCTCATCTCGCTTCTCGACGTCGACCAGGACCGCGAGACGACCGGTATCGACCTCGACGGGATGGGCGACCGGATCGAGACCGTCCGCACGCGGGCCAACGAACTCGACGACCGGCGCGAGGACCTCGAAGGCCAGCGCGCCGACCTCGCCGACCGGATCGACGCGCTCGAACCACTCACGGCGCTCGGGATCGACCTCGACCTGCTCTCGGGCTACGACTCGCTCGAAACCCGCGTGGGCGAGGCCGACGAGGCGGCGGTTCGCGAGGCGCTCGATAGCTCCGAGCGGATCGACCGCTACGAACTCTTCACCGAGGACCGCGCGGTCGCGGTGTTCGCTGAGCCCGCGCCAGGCGAGACGGCCGTCCTCGACGACGCGCTCACCGGCACCGAGTTCGTCGCGGTCGACGTGCCCGACGCCGAGGGCAGCCCCGAGGACCACCTCGACGACCTCGAGGGCCGCCGCAGCGCGCTCGCCGACGACGTGGAGGACGTCGAAGCCGAGATCCGCGAGGTCCGCGACGAGCACGGGGACTTCCTGCTCGCCGCCGAGGAGGAGCTCGCGATCGAGGTCCAGCGCCGCGAGGCCCCGCTCTCCTTCGCGACGACGAAGAACGCCTTCGTCGCCGAGGGCTGGGTCCCCACCGACCGGTTCGACGACCTCGAATCACGGCTCAGGGAGGCGGTCGGCGACCACGTCGTCGTCGAGGAGCTCGAACAGGCCTCCTACAACAGCGACGGGCACGTGACCGAGCGCGAACCGACCGAATCGGGTGGCGACGGTGGATCGAGCGACGAGACCGAGGCGGAAGTCGCAGCCGACGGCGGCACCGACGTCGCCATCGGCAAGCGCGACCCGCCGGTGGTGCAGGACAACCCGGGTCCGGTGAAACCCTTCGAGTTCCTCGTCAAGACGGTGAGCCGACCGAAGTACTCGGAGATCGACCCGTCGATCGTCCTCTTCCTGACCCTCCCGCTGATGTTCGGGTTCATGATCGGGGACGCCGGCTATGGGCTGGTCTACCTCACCGTGGGGACCCTGCTGTTCAAACGCTTCGAGAGCGACGGGATCCGCGCGCTCGGCGCGATCACGCTGTGGGCGGGTGGGTTCACGTTCCTGTTCGGGATACTCTACGGCGAGATATTCGGGACGGAGTTCATCAAGATGTACCTCTGGGAGGGCGCGCTCGGCCTCGAAAGCCAGCCCCTCCACAAAGGGCTGATGCCGACGTACGGGGCCTACGCGAACGCGTGGCTCCTGATCAGCGTGCTCTTCGGCCTGCTCCACATGACGGTCGGCTACCTCTTCGACTTCGCCGACAACCTCCGGACGAGCTTCAAGACCGCGATGCTCGAGAGCGGCTCGTATCTCATACTGATGCTCGGCGTCTGGGTCTGGCTCATGAGCCGCACCCTGATGGGCGTCAAACCCGAGCTGATGTTCGTGGCCCTCGACGGCCAGCCGTTCGCGCTCGGCTTCGCGGGCTTCTCGCCGACCGTCGGCTGGGCCGGCCTCGGTGTCGGCCTCGTGGTCGGGCTCGGCCTCGTGATCGTCAACGAGGTCAACCACTTCGGGGGCATCGGTATCCTCGTCGGCTTCCTCGAAGGGCTGCTTCGAGCGGCCTTCGTCAACCCCCTCTCGTACACCCGGCTCGCCGCCGAGGTGCTCGCGGAGGTCGGACTGGCGTTCGCGGTCAACCTCCTGGTCTTCGGGGCCTACGAGCACCACGGCGAGTTCCACCTCCTGTTCACCCATGGCCCGGGATACGTCCAGACCCTGGGCGGCGACGCCTCGCTGATGTTCGGTGGCCTCATTCACATGGGCATCGCCGGCGCGGCCTTCGGGATGGTGCTGCTCGTGGTCGGCCACATGCTGGTGCTCGGCGTCGGCGTCATGAGCGCCGGCCTCCAGGCCGTGCGGCTGGAGTACGTCGAGTTCTTCAACCAGTTCTACGAGGGTGGCGGCGACCAGTACGAACCGTTCGGCTACGAACGGACCCACACCCTCGAAGAGTAG
- a CDS encoding V-type ATP synthase subunit C produces the protein MSTRATDSNYEYVTARVRSRRANLFDEEDYQQLVRMEPSGIARFMEESQYEEEMNALGSRHSGVDLVEHALARNLAKDFEDLLRWASGPLYDDIARYLRKFDAWNIKTILRGIYADTGRESVENDLVRTGEFDEDRRDRLLEADSIEGVVEGLSDTVFGPPLESALDEYESTGTLVPLENAIDRAYYEELLAVRPGESNARRLYVKFLEAEIDFRNARNALRLARSGADTDPATYFIDGGRLFDESDLAGIADNPDELAARLADSRYGDELDAALDALDDAESLTGFERALDAALAEYAHQLANWYPLSVCPVFAYVLAKEREVDNVRAIARGRAAGLDPETIEEDLVLR, from the coding sequence ATGAGCACGCGCGCCACCGACTCGAACTACGAGTACGTCACCGCCCGGGTGCGCTCGCGGCGGGCGAACCTGTTCGACGAGGAGGACTACCAACAGCTGGTGCGGATGGAGCCCAGCGGGATCGCGAGGTTCATGGAGGAATCGCAGTACGAAGAGGAGATGAACGCGCTCGGGAGTCGTCACTCGGGCGTGGACCTGGTCGAGCACGCGCTCGCCCGGAACCTCGCGAAGGACTTCGAGGACCTCCTACGGTGGGCGAGCGGCCCGCTCTACGACGACATCGCGCGCTACCTCCGGAAGTTCGACGCGTGGAACATCAAGACGATCCTTCGAGGGATCTACGCCGACACCGGTCGCGAGAGCGTCGAGAACGACCTCGTTCGAACCGGCGAGTTCGACGAGGACCGTCGCGACCGGCTGCTCGAAGCCGACTCGATCGAGGGCGTCGTCGAGGGGCTCTCGGACACCGTCTTCGGGCCGCCCCTGGAGAGCGCGCTCGACGAGTACGAGTCGACCGGTACGCTGGTGCCGCTCGAGAACGCGATCGACCGGGCCTACTACGAGGAGCTGTTGGCGGTGCGGCCCGGCGAGAGCAACGCGCGGCGGCTCTACGTCAAGTTCCTCGAAGCCGAGATCGACTTCCGGAACGCCCGAAACGCGCTCCGGCTGGCGCGCTCGGGCGCGGACACCGACCCCGCGACCTACTTCATCGACGGGGGGCGACTGTTCGACGAATCGGACCTCGCCGGGATCGCGGACAACCCCGACGAGCTCGCCGCCCGACTGGCCGACAGCCGGTACGGCGACGAACTCGACGCGGCGCTCGACGCGCTCGACGACGCGGAGAGCCTGACGGGCTTCGAGCGCGCGCTCGACGCCGCGCTCGCGGAGTACGCCCACCAGCTCGCGAACTGGTACCCGCTCTCGGTCTGTCCGGTGTTCGCCTACGTGCTCGCGAAGGAGCGCGAGGTCGACAACGTTCGGGCGATCGCCCGCGGGCGGGCCGCGGGGCTCGACCCCGAGACGATCGAGGAGGACCTCGTCCTCCGATGA
- the ahaH gene encoding ATP synthase archaeal subunit H, which yields MARPEVLDRIQGAEREAEEIIEEAEADREERIAEAREEADEIRQEAEAEADELEEERLETARAEIESEREAVLEEAEAEREELESNARENLDDTADYVVERFTEEVHAQT from the coding sequence ATGGCCAGACCAGAGGTGCTCGACCGAATTCAGGGGGCAGAGCGCGAGGCCGAGGAGATAATCGAGGAGGCGGAAGCCGACCGCGAGGAGCGGATCGCCGAGGCCCGCGAGGAGGCCGACGAGATCCGCCAGGAAGCCGAAGCCGAGGCCGACGAACTCGAAGAGGAGCGGCTCGAAACCGCCCGCGCGGAGATCGAATCCGAGCGCGAGGCGGTCCTCGAGGAGGCCGAAGCGGAACGCGAGGAACTCGAATCCAACGCGCGCGAGAACCTCGACGACACCGCCGACTACGTCGTCGAGCGGTTCACCGAGGAGGTTCATGCTCAGACCTGA
- a CDS encoding V-type ATP synthase subunit F: MSQEIAVIGTPEFTTGFRLAGVREIENVAEEDKREELDDAVERVFANDDVGIVVMADADTDHLSRGVRQDAETSIEPTLVTLGGDEAGSGGLREQIKRAIGIDLMDDS, translated from the coding sequence ATGAGCCAGGAGATCGCGGTCATCGGCACGCCCGAGTTCACCACCGGCTTTCGCCTCGCGGGCGTTCGCGAGATCGAGAACGTCGCGGAGGAGGACAAGAGGGAGGAACTCGACGACGCCGTCGAGCGGGTGTTCGCGAACGACGACGTCGGGATCGTGGTGATGGCCGACGCCGACACCGACCACCTCTCGCGCGGCGTGCGACAGGACGCCGAGACCAGCATCGAACCCACGCTGGTGACGCTCGGCGGCGACGAGGCGGGCAGCGGCGGGCTGCGCGAGCAGATCAAACGCGCCATCGGCATCGACCTGATGGACGACAGCTAA
- a CDS encoding tetrahydrofolate dehydrogenase/cyclohydrolase catalytic domain-containing protein, with protein sequence MTDVIDGNAVADDIRSDLEDCIATFEDAGVTPGLATVLVGDDPASETYVSMKQRDCEEVGINGVHVELPADASQADLNSTIDELNDDPDIHGYLVQDPTPDQIDYREVIRRIDPAKDVDGFHPENVGRLVAGDARFKPCTPHGVQKLLASAAVDTEGKDVTIVGRSRIVGKPLANLLLQKADDGNATVTVCHSRTQDLAEKTRSADVVVAAVGAPELLDGSMIGEGAVVIDVGVNRVDADTEKGYELVGDVEFESAKEKASAITPVPGGVGPMTRAMLLYNTVKAASQQEDVDVELP encoded by the coding sequence ATGACCGACGTCATCGACGGCAACGCCGTCGCCGACGACATCCGCTCGGACCTCGAGGACTGCATCGCGACGTTCGAGGACGCCGGCGTCACGCCCGGCCTGGCCACCGTTCTCGTCGGGGACGACCCCGCGAGCGAGACCTACGTCTCGATGAAACAGCGCGACTGCGAGGAGGTCGGGATCAACGGCGTCCACGTCGAACTCCCCGCCGACGCCTCGCAGGCCGACCTCAACTCGACCATCGACGAACTCAACGACGACCCCGATATTCATGGGTATCTCGTCCAGGACCCGACCCCCGACCAGATCGACTATCGGGAGGTCATCCGCCGGATCGACCCCGCGAAGGACGTCGACGGCTTCCACCCCGAGAACGTCGGCCGCCTCGTCGCGGGCGACGCGCGATTCAAACCCTGTACGCCGCACGGGGTCCAGAAGCTCCTCGCGTCGGCGGCCGTCGACACCGAGGGCAAGGACGTCACCATCGTCGGGCGCTCGCGCATCGTGGGCAAACCGCTCGCGAACCTCCTGCTCCAGAAGGCCGACGACGGCAACGCGACGGTCACCGTCTGTCACTCCCGAACGCAGGACCTGGCCGAGAAGACGCGGAGCGCCGACGTCGTGGTCGCGGCGGTCGGCGCACCCGAACTCCTCGACGGCTCGATGATCGGCGAGGGTGCAGTGGTGATCGACGTCGGGGTCAACCGGGTGGACGCGGACACCGAGAAGGGCTACGAACTCGTCGGCGACGTCGAGTTCGAGTCGGCGAAGGAGAAGGCGAGCGCCATCACGCCCGTCCCGGGTGGTGTCGGCCCGATGACGCGCGCGATGCTGCTCTACAACACCGTGAAAGCCGCGAGCCAGCAGGAGGACGTCGACGTCGAGCTTCCGTGA
- a CDS encoding V-type ATP synthase subunit E, whose translation MSLETVAEDVKEEARERAERIREEADERAAEIVEEAEADAEETVSEREREVENRIERERDQRLSSVKLEAKQLRLETRREVLSDLRTEVEDRVAGLSGDEREELTRALLEDAATEFDDGASVGLYGRADDADLLTTLATEYDGFEHAGEYDCLGGVVAESEASRVRVNNTFDSVLDSVWDDELKAVSSRLFDQ comes from the coding sequence ATGAGTCTCGAAACCGTCGCCGAGGACGTCAAGGAGGAAGCACGCGAACGCGCCGAACGCATCCGCGAGGAGGCCGACGAGCGCGCCGCGGAGATCGTCGAGGAGGCCGAAGCCGACGCCGAGGAGACGGTCTCCGAACGCGAGCGCGAGGTCGAGAATCGGATCGAGCGCGAGCGCGACCAGCGGCTCTCGAGCGTGAAGCTCGAAGCCAAACAGCTCCGGCTCGAAACACGGCGGGAGGTCCTCTCGGACCTCCGCACCGAGGTCGAAGACCGGGTCGCGGGTCTCTCGGGCGACGAGCGTGAGGAGCTCACGCGGGCGCTGCTTGAGGACGCCGCGACGGAGTTCGACGACGGCGCGTCGGTCGGCCTCTACGGTCGAGCCGACGACGCCGACCTACTCACCACGCTCGCCACGGAGTACGACGGCTTCGAGCACGCCGGGGAGTACGACTGTCTCGGCGGTGTGGTCGCCGAGAGCGAGGCCTCGCGGGTTCGGGTCAACAACACGTTCGATTCGGTGCTCGATTCGGTCTGGGACGACGAGCTCAAGGCCGTGAGTTCCAGGCTGTTCGACCAATGA
- a CDS encoding DUF7528 family protein, giving the protein MVEKFSGDEVSVRRDSDRVTVSVAGRTHELTRAEALSLRESLDDSLARHREFVHTTGTHRPDGSYVVARRGVESAGHRKVFNSFETLRDLFDALPTSFTAQDVDSPALSGRRRHLVVRHLAEHPDFACDLAARQPLTAEKRTSPEVAPEEL; this is encoded by the coding sequence GTGGTCGAGAAATTCTCCGGCGATGAGGTATCGGTCCGACGTGATTCGGATCGGGTGACGGTCTCGGTCGCCGGCCGCACACACGAACTGACGAGAGCCGAGGCCCTGTCCCTCCGGGAGTCGCTCGACGACTCGCTCGCACGACATCGCGAGTTCGTCCACACCACCGGTACGCACCGCCCCGACGGGAGCTACGTCGTCGCGCGCCGAGGTGTGGAGTCGGCGGGCCACCGCAAGGTGTTCAACTCGTTCGAGACTCTCCGGGACCTGTTCGACGCGCTTCCGACGTCGTTCACCGCCCAAGACGTCGACTCCCCCGCGCTCTCGGGTCGTCGTCGCCACCTCGTGGTGCGTCACCTCGCGGAACACCCCGATTTCGCGTGCGACCTCGCCGCACGCCAGCCGTTGACGGCCGAAAAGCGCACTTCACCAGAGGTAGCTCCCGAGGAGCTGTAG
- a CDS encoding DUF7117 family protein — protein MRIRGERECKDCGTRWSYYETGSVDCPNCGSLRSVGRDERTEHTATAATLDLTEARSLLGSEAADTRAAAERAAEACHEFVRGQGFIRAGSLAPLDGTAVGARELRQVATELARGLRTDDEEERYFIDLLGGVDEGERPPPETVPDSLRAARGRAVASALDVYRRDATAYLDDHPDSEARAVLDTLEDHVRRVEALDGDVSPAHAERLLGVARDVGTYLREDDENALAAARDRLDRIG, from the coding sequence ATGCGCATCCGGGGCGAACGCGAGTGCAAGGACTGCGGCACGCGGTGGTCGTACTACGAGACCGGGAGCGTCGACTGCCCGAACTGCGGAAGCCTCCGGAGCGTCGGCCGCGACGAGCGCACCGAGCACACTGCGACCGCGGCGACGCTCGACCTCACCGAGGCGCGAAGCCTGCTCGGGTCCGAGGCCGCCGACACCCGCGCCGCGGCCGAACGCGCCGCCGAGGCCTGCCACGAGTTCGTTCGGGGACAGGGGTTCATCCGCGCCGGGAGCCTCGCACCGCTCGACGGGACCGCCGTCGGGGCGCGCGAGCTCCGCCAGGTCGCCACCGAACTCGCGCGCGGGCTGCGGACGGACGACGAGGAGGAGCGGTACTTCATCGACCTCCTCGGTGGGGTCGACGAGGGCGAACGCCCGCCCCCCGAAACCGTCCCGGACTCGCTTCGGGCGGCCCGCGGTCGGGCGGTCGCGAGCGCGCTCGACGTCTACCGCCGGGACGCGACGGCGTACCTCGACGACCACCCCGACAGCGAGGCACGGGCGGTGCTCGATACGCTCGAAGACCACGTCAGGCGGGTCGAGGCGCTCGACGGCGACGTCTCGCCCGCCCACGCCGAACGGCTCCTCGGGGTCGCGCGCGACGTCGGTACGTACCTCCGCGAGGACGACGAGAACGCGCTGGCGGCCGCACGCGACCGCCTCGACAGAATCGGATAG
- a CDS encoding DUF5827 family protein, whose amino-acid sequence MPRPKSSFDRLRPFQFREPSDVLDDDTMYTVYEIARLLQGLDPETELDIETEDVLLDWAIPWMVTNAEELCFADPAADDEPGHYGLA is encoded by the coding sequence ATGCCCCGACCGAAGTCCTCGTTCGACCGACTCCGCCCGTTCCAGTTCCGCGAACCGAGCGACGTGCTCGACGACGACACGATGTACACCGTCTACGAGATCGCTCGGCTGCTCCAGGGGCTCGACCCCGAGACCGAACTCGACATCGAGACCGAGGACGTCCTGCTCGACTGGGCGATCCCGTGGATGGTGACGAACGCCGAGGAACTCTGCTTCGCCGACCCCGCCGCCGACGACGAACCCGGTCACTACGGGCTGGCGTGA